A genomic region of Catalinimonas niigatensis contains the following coding sequences:
- a CDS encoding DMT family transporter produces the protein MKIYLFALMLLIGVVLALHLTMNAQVGVILKNPKMGNALFWTIGGITAILIGLSSWEGAVFSRLSEVPIWLLTAGAMGAALVFGIAWTIPQIGAGPAFVLMIAGQVIAGLLFSHFGVLGSPVEPISLMKIFGALLLIGGVGIVTFAR, from the coding sequence ATGAAAATTTATCTTTTTGCCTTAATGCTACTGATCGGGGTTGTCCTGGCCCTTCATTTAACCATGAACGCCCAGGTGGGCGTTATTCTCAAAAATCCAAAAATGGGAAATGCACTCTTCTGGACCATTGGAGGCATTACCGCCATTCTTATAGGCCTTAGTTCCTGGGAAGGAGCAGTTTTTTCTCGTCTCAGTGAGGTGCCCATTTGGTTGTTGACGGCTGGTGCCATGGGAGCTGCTTTGGTATTTGGCATTGCCTGGACCATACCCCAAATCGGTGCGGGTCCGGCCTTTGTATTGATGATTGCCGGTCAGGTCATTGCCGGCTTATTGTTTTCTCATTTCGGAGTACTTGGTTCTCCGGTTGAACCTATTTCGTTGATGAAAATTTTTGGAGCATTGCTGCTCATCGGTGGGGTAGGTATTGTCACATTTGCCCGGTAA
- a CDS encoding TIM barrel protein — protein sequence MKYNHLVNRRDFMKIAGMGSAASLLAPSFAFTEADKKFDIGATFILWGYGADNLEASLKDMSQLGYHSFETFGQVIEEWENNRGGFNEVVEKHGVPIISAFCMTDVLDPSKRKDEVKKLVRWSKLLKESGGKVIEYCPSSIKREGYDYKEHKKNIIESMNEYAKAVTDQGLVCALHPHTGTPIETEEEVYFVMENLDTTYMKFGPDVGQLEKGGADPVKIVKDFISLVEHVHLKDYEGGDNGYLGYAPLGEGKVKLKKILNMLESRRDAMAGMIMFELDSDRNTAMPITEFEAAKISRDYLMKLGYTFNT from the coding sequence ATGAAATACAATCATTTAGTTAACCGCAGGGATTTTATGAAAATCGCCGGGATGGGAAGTGCTGCTTCATTGCTTGCCCCTTCCTTCGCTTTTACGGAAGCGGATAAGAAATTTGATATAGGGGCAACTTTTATCTTATGGGGATATGGAGCAGACAATCTGGAGGCTTCCCTGAAAGACATGTCCCAGTTAGGCTATCATTCTTTTGAAACTTTCGGCCAGGTCATAGAGGAGTGGGAAAATAATCGGGGAGGATTTAACGAAGTGGTAGAGAAACATGGGGTGCCTATCATTTCAGCTTTTTGTATGACCGATGTACTGGACCCTTCTAAAAGAAAAGACGAAGTCAAGAAGCTGGTCAGGTGGTCAAAACTGCTGAAAGAAAGTGGCGGGAAAGTCATAGAGTATTGCCCTTCATCTATCAAAAGAGAGGGATATGATTACAAAGAGCATAAGAAGAATATCATTGAGTCCATGAACGAATATGCCAAAGCAGTGACTGATCAGGGACTGGTCTGTGCCCTTCATCCGCATACCGGTACGCCCATAGAAACGGAGGAAGAAGTGTATTTTGTCATGGAAAACCTGGATACTACCTACATGAAATTCGGACCGGATGTGGGGCAGTTGGAAAAAGGAGGGGCTGATCCTGTCAAGATCGTCAAAGATTTTATCTCACTTGTAGAACATGTGCACCTCAAAGATTATGAAGGGGGAGACAATGGCTATCTGGGTTATGCTCCTCTGGGAGAGGGAAAAGTAAAATTGAAAAAAATCCTCAATATGCTGGAGTCACGAAGAGATGCTATGGCCGGGATGATCATGTTTGAGCTGGACTCCGATAGAAATACAGCCATGCCTATCACAGAATTTGAGGCAGCAAAAATCTCCCGTGATTATCTGATGAAGCTGGGATATACATTCAATACCTAA
- a CDS encoding CoA-acylating methylmalonate-semialdehyde dehydrogenase — MEILNNYIDGNWVNSKESRTVDVVNPASQQVLGKVPYGKDTAADVASAVEAASIAFKSWSQVPVMRRVQPLYRLKQLLEEHAEDIAKTITMECGKTLAESRGELQRAIENVEVACGTPTMMQSEFSENIASGIDEFMIRQPLGVCACIAPFNFPGMIPFWFLPYAIACGNTFVFKPSEKVPLTMLKVFQLIAQLDLPQGVINMVHGGKETVDALLDHPEVKAISFVGSTRVARYIYSRGAANGKRVQAQGGAKNPVVILPDADIEISSKIITDSVFGCAGQRCLAASNIITVGDNGTIKEALYESARSRNTGYGLDEKVEMGPVITSESRSRVEHLIEKGIAEGAKVLLDGRKASIEGFEQGNFIKPTILEGLPLGGEIIRTEIFGPVMSLIALKTVDEALDFINSGHYGNMACLFTSSGANARKFRNQANAGNIGINIGVAAPMAQFPFSGWKDSFFGDLHGQGRHAIEFFTQTKVVVERWPKEWSRKF; from the coding sequence ATGGAAATTCTGAACAATTATATAGACGGAAACTGGGTCAATAGCAAAGAATCTCGTACAGTAGATGTCGTCAATCCGGCCTCTCAGCAGGTGTTGGGAAAAGTGCCTTATGGAAAAGATACTGCTGCGGATGTGGCAAGCGCGGTGGAAGCAGCATCTATCGCTTTCAAGTCATGGAGTCAGGTACCGGTGATGCGAAGGGTACAGCCTTTGTACAGACTAAAACAATTACTAGAAGAGCATGCGGAAGATATTGCCAAAACCATTACCATGGAATGTGGCAAAACCCTGGCTGAATCCAGAGGAGAGTTACAAAGGGCTATTGAAAATGTAGAAGTGGCCTGCGGTACGCCCACGATGATGCAAAGTGAATTTTCCGAAAATATTGCCAGTGGGATTGATGAGTTTATGATCCGTCAGCCTTTGGGAGTATGTGCCTGTATTGCCCCCTTCAATTTTCCCGGCATGATCCCTTTCTGGTTTCTGCCCTATGCCATTGCCTGTGGCAATACCTTTGTCTTCAAACCCTCGGAAAAAGTACCACTGACCATGCTCAAGGTCTTTCAGCTGATTGCGCAATTGGATTTGCCTCAAGGTGTCATCAACATGGTACATGGAGGCAAAGAGACGGTGGATGCGCTATTAGACCATCCTGAAGTAAAAGCCATCAGTTTTGTAGGCTCTACTCGGGTAGCCAGATATATCTATTCGCGGGGAGCAGCCAATGGCAAAAGGGTGCAGGCACAGGGCGGAGCCAAGAACCCAGTCGTTATTTTGCCTGATGCGGATATAGAAATATCTTCCAAAATTATTACCGACAGTGTTTTTGGTTGTGCCGGTCAACGCTGCCTGGCGGCTTCCAATATTATCACGGTGGGGGATAATGGTACCATTAAAGAGGCATTGTATGAATCTGCTCGCAGCAGGAATACCGGCTACGGATTAGACGAAAAAGTAGAGATGGGACCTGTCATTACCAGCGAAAGCCGGTCAAGAGTAGAGCATTTAATAGAAAAAGGAATCGCAGAGGGCGCGAAGGTTTTGCTGGATGGCAGAAAGGCCAGTATTGAAGGCTTTGAGCAGGGAAATTTTATCAAACCCACCATTCTGGAAGGGCTTCCTCTGGGTGGAGAGATCATCAGGACAGAAATTTTTGGACCAGTAATGAGCCTTATTGCCCTAAAAACCGTGGACGAAGCCCTGGATTTTATCAATAGCGGTCATTATGGAAATATGGCTTGTTTGTTTACCAGTAGTGGAGCCAATGCCAGGAAATTCAGAAACCAGGCGAATGCCGGAAATATCGGTATCAATATAGGTGTGGCTGCTCCAATGGCTCAATTTCCCTTTAGCGGGTGGAAGGATAGTTTCTTCGGAGACCTGCACGGACAAGGAAGGCATGCCATTGAATTTTTTACACAAACCAAAGTAGTGGTAGAAAGGTGGCCTAAAGAGTGGTCAAGAAAATTTTAA
- a CDS encoding cyclase family protein — translation MKKAFCPPFRLQTKMNFLGTNCIVTDLSHTISEDDPTFIGHQRTLIWNHLSHEETQKMGLTKAPYSYKVVGFTMCDHSNTHVDAINHVVNEPDARAINELPLEWFMAPGVWFDFSHKAPSSYITRADIEEAIAKTGVNIQPQSVVLYHTGWYKKWKEPFEYIKGYPGIDRSAIEYLNDLGAISIGADAPSIDSHHEVAVVREQPAHIVCREREILNIENLAQVDMIPAHEFWFVGLPLKIKGGSGSPFRGVAIVPEKSLK, via the coding sequence ATGAAAAAAGCATTTTGCCCTCCCTTTCGTTTGCAGACTAAGATGAATTTCTTAGGGACAAATTGCATAGTCACAGACCTGAGTCATACGATTAGCGAAGATGATCCCACTTTTATCGGGCACCAGAGAACCCTGATCTGGAACCATTTGTCGCACGAAGAGACACAGAAAATGGGATTGACCAAAGCACCCTATTCTTACAAAGTAGTGGGCTTTACGATGTGCGATCATTCCAATACCCACGTAGATGCCATCAACCATGTGGTGAATGAACCCGATGCACGGGCCATCAACGAACTTCCGCTGGAGTGGTTTATGGCTCCCGGAGTTTGGTTTGATTTCTCACACAAAGCGCCAAGTAGCTACATCACCCGGGCAGACATAGAAGAGGCAATTGCCAAAACAGGGGTAAACATCCAGCCTCAATCTGTAGTGCTTTACCATACCGGTTGGTACAAAAAATGGAAAGAGCCTTTTGAGTACATCAAAGGGTATCCGGGGATTGACCGATCTGCCATTGAATACCTGAACGATTTGGGTGCCATCAGTATTGGAGCAGATGCGCCCAGTATAGATAGTCATCACGAAGTAGCTGTGGTAAGAGAGCAACCGGCGCATATTGTGTGCCGGGAACGTGAAATTCTCAACATAGAAAATCTGGCACAGGTAGACATGATTCCTGCCCACGAATTTTGGTTCGTAGGCCTGCCGCTTAAAATCAAAGGTGGCTCAGGATCTCCTTTCAGAGGAGTGGCTATTGTTCCGGAAAAATCATTGAAATAA
- a CDS encoding zinc-dependent alcohol dehydrogenase — MNLPQQMDALVLQGVRDFAIERVQVPVPDGDEVICKVDTTYICGTDPHIIAGDFPGFWPTAFPFIPGHEWSGTIVHSGAKAAQLGWHEGDRVCGISHCGCGYCKMCMKGRYNICLNYGHEERGHRQYGHYTPGAYAQYMRTSIKSIFKVPDEMSLEYAACVDPLSIALYTVKRSRMEPGDDILILGTGPQGLMAVLCAKALGAGRIFAAGSGERLKKAEELGAIPINYRKEDIVEKVKDLTHGRGIPAVLECAGTAQSIQQACLAVAKGGVVSVIGIPHSDPSLPLKRMVLDEVELVGNRANPNTAQETIDLLLNGRIDLQPLMTHRFALKEFKTALDTFEQRKEGAIKVATKPNGMD, encoded by the coding sequence ATGAATCTACCTCAACAAATGGATGCCCTCGTGCTTCAGGGCGTTAGAGATTTTGCCATAGAGCGTGTACAGGTTCCCGTGCCCGATGGTGACGAGGTCATCTGCAAAGTGGATACTACCTATATCTGTGGTACCGACCCTCATATTATCGCCGGAGATTTTCCCGGATTCTGGCCTACCGCCTTTCCGTTTATCCCGGGACATGAATGGTCGGGAACGATTGTGCATTCTGGTGCTAAGGCAGCGCAGTTGGGATGGCATGAAGGTGATCGTGTCTGTGGAATATCCCATTGTGGCTGTGGTTATTGCAAGATGTGTATGAAAGGGAGATACAACATCTGTCTCAATTACGGACACGAAGAACGTGGGCACCGGCAATACGGACACTATACACCGGGGGCTTATGCCCAGTATATGCGCACTTCCATCAAGAGTATTTTTAAAGTTCCGGATGAGATGTCGCTGGAATATGCAGCCTGTGTGGACCCGCTAAGCATTGCGCTCTATACGGTGAAACGCTCCCGTATGGAACCAGGAGATGATATCCTTATCCTGGGCACAGGGCCTCAGGGGCTGATGGCAGTACTATGTGCCAAAGCCTTAGGTGCCGGTCGTATTTTTGCTGCCGGAAGTGGCGAGCGGCTAAAGAAAGCCGAAGAACTGGGCGCTATACCCATCAATTACCGTAAAGAAGATATTGTGGAAAAAGTCAAAGACCTTACCCATGGTAGAGGAATCCCTGCGGTACTGGAATGTGCAGGCACCGCCCAGTCCATTCAGCAGGCCTGTTTGGCAGTGGCTAAGGGAGGCGTGGTTTCGGTAATCGGTATCCCGCATTCGGACCCTTCACTTCCGCTCAAGCGGATGGTGCTGGATGAAGTGGAACTGGTAGGAAACAGGGCAAATCCCAATACCGCTCAGGAAACGATAGATTTGCTTCTCAATGGACGTATTGACTTACAACCTTTGATGACTCATCGCTTTGCGCTAAAAGAGTTTAAAACAGCCCTGGATACCTTCGAGCAAAGAAAAGAGGGTGCCATTAAGGTGGCTACCAAGCCCAATGGAATGGACTGA
- a CDS encoding SDR family NAD(P)-dependent oxidoreductase produces the protein MSDKVMIVSGGASGLGLAAAIKFAKNGYNIVLIDIDEEKGKKAAQKIKDLGKDAVFCLCDISNQEQVQQAARVTKERFGRADVLINNAGLEVRGSIMQCKEEEWERLYNINLKGIYYMANAFVPMMIAQKSGAVINTGSILGYRAVGERAAYASSKGAIDTLTRSMAFDLAENNIRVNCVAPGAIDTPLLRGSINDSPDPAETERFLGAKSVLNRLGTSEEVANVMYFLASDEASFVTGATYFVDGGWSIL, from the coding sequence ATGAGTGATAAAGTAATGATTGTTAGCGGTGGCGCCTCCGGACTCGGTTTGGCCGCAGCTATTAAATTTGCCAAAAACGGCTACAACATTGTGCTTATAGACATTGATGAAGAGAAAGGGAAGAAAGCAGCGCAAAAAATCAAGGATCTGGGAAAAGATGCTGTCTTCTGTCTCTGTGATATTTCCAATCAGGAACAAGTACAGCAGGCCGCCCGGGTGACGAAGGAACGCTTTGGAAGAGCAGATGTGCTGATCAATAATGCCGGACTGGAAGTTCGCGGAAGCATCATGCAGTGCAAAGAAGAGGAATGGGAAAGGTTATACAATATCAACCTAAAAGGAATCTATTATATGGCGAACGCTTTTGTGCCAATGATGATCGCACAAAAAAGCGGTGCAGTAATCAATACCGGATCTATTCTCGGCTATCGGGCGGTGGGTGAGCGTGCCGCATATGCCTCTTCCAAAGGTGCCATTGATACCCTAACGCGCAGCATGGCTTTTGATCTGGCCGAAAATAATATCCGCGTCAACTGTGTGGCACCCGGTGCGATTGACACTCCTTTATTAAGAGGATCAATCAACGATTCCCCCGACCCAGCAGAAACCGAGCGTTTTCTTGGTGCAAAGAGTGTCTTAAATCGCTTGGGTACTTCTGAGGAAGTAGCGAATGTCATGTATTTCCTGGCATCGGATGAGGCTTCATTTGTAACCGGCGCCACCTATTTTGTGGACGGCGGCTGGTCTATACTATAG
- a CDS encoding transketolase C-terminal domain-containing protein, with translation MVYLEDKKSLITKGITQLLEIKDIDIRLLSLYQCRHAVDHAIHVGGAFSATIPMVSLFYGGIIDVNIEQPTATDQDMFVLSKGHAVATLASIYADLGYFDKSILENSRSISSVLNGHPGPLLPGVHVATGPMGQGMGVAQGFAIAGQKNPGFDVYAMTGDGELQEGSIWEAVMFAGYKRLENLCIMVDNNEGQLDNVSSLHFPYHGLGISFASFGWRVMEVDATQYHSVYGALSEFKYGKRAGRPTVIICKATKGQGGFSTFMNNHKTSITPEMLDQETERQEQLRARREEAFCRFFNTLAADEMHKETVNLLRHHASGMEFDMKFENDQAMHVMSKSAPVKIQKAAVRNKKINYVPDALPKLEKGKTYAAHKVIEAAMHVFARDERIVSVDSDLASTSGLQAGVGFVDKSRALNAGVAEANMMLIGEAFGILGANVWISTFCPFYDWKVLRRIAVGHQERLEVIADHGWLSEGHDIDLTMVATAADLETQSNGATHMGNDDALLLNEAAHIKIINVSCPQQLLAVMKWIAEGNKGLVYLRILRAPASVIYESDFTFEFGKAYQVKHTKASQASIVSSGRGVYEALEAADILEKKGISVNVIDMPSVDDRMILDLYQSGKAVFIAEQNNGYLWTNFRKALFAQLPSIDVQKLIPINTVGQGGLHYIHSGTYAELAAHYGLDAKHLSEKILKTLNT, from the coding sequence TTGGTTTATTTAGAAGATAAAAAGTCTTTAATCACAAAAGGAATCACGCAACTGCTTGAGATCAAAGACATCGACATTCGCTTACTCAGCCTTTATCAATGTCGTCATGCGGTAGACCATGCGATACATGTTGGTGGAGCCTTTTCAGCAACCATTCCTATGGTCAGTCTTTTTTATGGAGGAATCATTGATGTCAACATAGAGCAGCCTACCGCTACGGATCAGGATATGTTTGTGTTAAGCAAAGGACACGCTGTGGCTACCCTGGCCTCTATATATGCAGACTTAGGCTATTTTGATAAATCCATCCTGGAAAACTCCCGCTCCATCTCGAGTGTGCTCAACGGACATCCCGGCCCACTTCTTCCCGGTGTACATGTGGCTACAGGCCCTATGGGGCAAGGCATGGGAGTAGCACAAGGCTTTGCCATTGCTGGTCAGAAAAATCCCGGATTTGATGTTTATGCCATGACGGGTGATGGTGAATTACAGGAAGGCTCAATCTGGGAAGCTGTTATGTTTGCGGGTTATAAACGTTTGGAGAACCTGTGTATCATGGTAGACAACAATGAGGGTCAACTGGATAATGTGAGCAGTTTACATTTTCCCTATCATGGTTTGGGGATCAGTTTTGCCAGCTTCGGTTGGCGGGTCATGGAAGTAGATGCTACCCAGTATCATTCGGTGTATGGAGCTTTATCCGAATTTAAATATGGCAAGAGAGCCGGAAGACCCACTGTTATCATCTGCAAAGCGACCAAAGGACAGGGAGGTTTCTCAACTTTTATGAACAACCACAAGACTTCCATCACGCCTGAAATGCTGGATCAGGAAACGGAACGACAGGAACAATTGCGAGCAAGACGGGAAGAAGCATTTTGCAGATTTTTCAACACGCTGGCGGCCGATGAAATGCATAAGGAAACTGTAAACTTACTTCGTCATCATGCATCCGGGATGGAGTTTGACATGAAGTTTGAAAATGATCAGGCCATGCATGTCATGAGTAAGTCAGCACCCGTGAAAATTCAAAAGGCTGCGGTCAGAAATAAGAAAATCAATTACGTCCCTGACGCATTGCCAAAACTAGAGAAAGGGAAGACGTATGCCGCTCACAAAGTGATAGAAGCCGCCATGCATGTTTTTGCACGGGACGAACGTATTGTTTCGGTAGATTCGGATTTAGCTTCTACCAGCGGTCTTCAGGCAGGCGTAGGTTTTGTGGATAAGTCCCGGGCATTGAATGCCGGAGTGGCAGAGGCCAACATGATGCTGATAGGAGAGGCATTCGGAATCCTGGGGGCCAATGTATGGATCAGCACTTTTTGTCCTTTTTATGACTGGAAAGTGCTTAGAAGAATTGCAGTAGGGCATCAGGAACGTCTGGAAGTGATCGCTGATCATGGCTGGCTATCAGAAGGACATGACATAGACCTGACCATGGTCGCTACGGCGGCCGATCTGGAGACCCAGTCCAACGGAGCAACTCATATGGGAAATGATGATGCTTTGCTCCTCAATGAGGCTGCCCACATCAAGATCATCAATGTCTCCTGTCCTCAGCAATTGTTGGCTGTGATGAAATGGATTGCAGAGGGCAACAAAGGTCTGGTGTATCTGCGCATCTTAAGGGCACCGGCCTCAGTTATTTATGAGTCTGATTTTACATTTGAATTTGGTAAAGCATATCAGGTAAAGCATACTAAAGCCTCCCAGGCATCCATTGTAAGCAGTGGGCGTGGTGTATATGAAGCATTAGAAGCAGCAGATATCCTGGAAAAGAAAGGTATTTCGGTTAATGTAATTGATATGCCCTCTGTGGATGACCGCATGATTTTGGACTTGTACCAAAGTGGAAAAGCTGTTTTTATTGCCGAGCAAAACAATGGTTATTTATGGACCAATTTCAGAAAGGCATTATTTGCCCAACTGCCTTCTATAGATGTACAAAAGTTGATCCCGATCAACACAGTGGGACAGGGAGGTCTGCATTATATTCATTCAGGCACCTATGCGGAACTGGCGGCCCATTATGGATTGGATGCAAAGCATCTGAGTGAAAAAATACTAAAAACCTTGAATACATAA
- a CDS encoding cupin domain-containing protein, with protein MKIIHENDVPEVKHPGRFMRWLANEDSLHANNLSVCVIRVMPGETVRPAHSHPKSEELIYIITGSGKVMIEKEVGEVRAGSAILFEQGKIHMLKNTGKTEMKVICFFAPATSLDNYKTFEDIVFPE; from the coding sequence ATGAAGATCATACACGAAAACGATGTGCCCGAAGTGAAACATCCGGGCAGGTTTATGCGCTGGCTGGCCAATGAAGATTCATTGCATGCCAATAATCTATCGGTTTGTGTCATCCGGGTGATGCCTGGGGAAACTGTACGGCCTGCGCATTCGCATCCTAAAAGCGAAGAATTGATTTATATCATTACTGGTAGCGGTAAGGTGATGATAGAAAAGGAAGTGGGAGAAGTCAGGGCCGGATCAGCCATACTGTTTGAACAGGGAAAAATCCATATGTTAAAAAATACAGGAAAGACTGAGATGAAGGTCATTTGTTTCTTTGCCCCGGCCACCAGCCTGGATAATTATAAGACATTTGAGGATATCGTATTTCCTGAATAA
- a CDS encoding RNA polymerase sigma factor yields MLIESKLSTQRPSTSGNSEAANSPEHRTFSDWSLWEAFKKGDESAFITIYKENANILYTYGCQFSPDNELVKDCLQDFFIYLRKNREGFGETDSIKMYLFKAFRRRVIDYHKKYSRESQWNESFAFTQFPVELSSESIYINRQIESEQLEKLNKALKGLNSKEREAIYYFYYEGLSYLQIAEILNFTHVSSARRLMYRGLSHLRKFFR; encoded by the coding sequence ATGTTAATAGAAAGTAAACTTTCTACCCAACGGCCATCTACCTCTGGAAATTCTGAGGCAGCAAATAGCCCAGAACATCGCACATTTTCGGACTGGTCGCTTTGGGAGGCTTTTAAAAAAGGTGATGAATCGGCTTTTATCACTATCTATAAAGAAAATGCCAACATCCTTTATACTTATGGTTGTCAGTTTTCACCGGACAATGAGTTGGTTAAAGACTGTCTGCAGGATTTTTTTATTTACTTAAGAAAAAACAGAGAGGGATTTGGAGAAACTGACTCTATTAAAATGTATTTGTTCAAAGCATTCAGGAGGAGAGTCATTGATTATCATAAAAAGTACAGCCGTGAATCTCAATGGAATGAATCTTTTGCCTTTACACAGTTTCCTGTAGAGTTATCCAGTGAGTCTATTTATATCAACCGTCAGATAGAAAGCGAACAGCTTGAGAAATTGAACAAAGCCCTCAAAGGTTTAAACAGCAAAGAAAGAGAGGCTATTTATTATTTTTACTATGAGGGCTTGAGTTATTTACAAATTGCTGAGATACTCAATTTCACTCATGTCTCCTCTGCCCGCAGACTGATGTACCGAGGCCTGAGTCATCTTCGGAAATTTTTCAGATAA